GCCTCGTGCCGGACCAGCGGCTGACTGCCGTGCGCCTGCCGGGTCGCCGCGTAGATCGCACGGCAGAACCGGCCGATGAGCTCCGAGGTCATGTTCTTCAGCCCCGCCAGGGCGCGACGGGAGCCGTCAGACTCACGCACCCAGAAATCCGTGGCGGAGAGCCGAGCGATCGCAGCGTCCAGCCTGTCTTCCGGGGTGTCCGGCAGATACCACTCCTGAGTGGTCTGGATGACCCGGGCCCGCTGCAGATCATTGTCGAGGAACCCCAGCTGGAAGCGGCCGGAGACGATCCCGTCCTCGACGTCGTGGACCGAGTAGGCGATGTCATCCGCGGCGTCCATCACCTGGCCCTCCATCGGAGTGCGCATCCCGCCGACGGTGCCGCGCATCCACCGGAAGACCTCCAGGTCACCCTCATACGCGCCGAACTTCGGGCTGCGGGCGCCGTTCGCGTTCAGCGGGGCCTCATGCGCCTGCCACGGGTACTTCACCGCCGCATCGATCGAGGCCCGGGTCAGGTTCAGCCCCGCCGAGCGCCCGTCCGGGTGGAACCGCTTGGTCTCCAGACGAGTCAGGATCCGCAGCGTCTGCGCATTGCCCTCGAACCCGCCGATGCCTGCGGCAAGCTCGTTGAGGACCTTCTCCCCGTTGTGCCCGAACGGCGGGTGGCCCAAGTCGTGGGAGAGGCATGCGCCGTCGACGACGTCCGGGTCGCACCCCAGCTGCCGGCCCAGCTCCCGGCCCACCTGGGCGACCTCCAGCGTGTGCGTCAGCCGGGTCCGGGAGAAGTCATCGATATCCGGGGAGACCACCTGGGTCTTCGCGCCCAGGCGACGCAGGCTCGAGGAGTGCAGCAGCCGGGCCCGGTCCCGCTCAAAGCTTGAGCGGTACACCGACTTGCCGTGCTCAGGGACCCACCGGTCCTCATCCGCCTCCGCATAGCCAGGCGGCAGGGCGGAGTAGTCCCCCTCGATCCGCTCCACATTCCTCGCACTCACAAGGATCAGCCTACCGGGCGCACGATGCCGGCACCCCAGCCGCTTCGGCGTCAGCCGCCGGAGATGTCCACTTCTGCTGCTCTGATCATCTGACGCTGGTCCTCGTTGAGCTCCTGGGAGGCCAGCCAGTCCTCCGGGAGGTGGACCCTCTTGGCAGAGCCGGCGCGGCCGCGGGGGCCTTCGGCGGGCTCGCCGGGGTAGCCGATGGACTGGTCGAGCCGCCCCAGCAGATCCTCCAGCTGAGCGAGGGTCTCTACGGTGACCAGCTGAGAGCGCAGCTCGCCGCCGATCGGGTAGCCCTTGAAGTACCAGGCGACGTGCTTGCGGATGTCCTGCATGGCTTTGCGCTCATCCCCGTCGAAGTACGGGATGAGCATCTGGGCGTGCTTCAGCAGGGTCTCGATGACCATCGGCAGGTCAGGACGGTGGCGGTCGTCACGGCCCTCGAACGCCGCCTGCAGGTCCCCGAAGAGCCACGGGCGGCCCTGGCAGCCCCGGCCGACCACGACGCCGTCGACCCCGGTCTGCTCCACCATCCTCACAGCGTCCTCCGCGGACCAGATGTCGCCGTTGCCGAGCACGGGGATGTCAGTCAGGGAGTCCCGGAGGCGTGCGATCGCCTCCCAGTCGGCTGTGCCGGAGTAGTGCTGGCGCGCGGTGCGGCCGTGCAGGGCGACAGCCGCCGCCCCCGCGTCACGGGCCGCCCTGCCCGCCTCGATGAAGGTGAGGTGGTCCTCGTCGATGCCCTTGCGCATCTTCACCGTCACCGGAATGTTCGCCCGGGACGCCTCCCGGACCGCGGTGGAGACGATGGATTCGAAGAGGCGGATCTTCCACGGGAGGGCGGAGCCGCCTCCTTTGCGGGTGACTTTGGGGACGGGGCAGCCGAAATTCAGGTCGATGTGGTCGGCATGGTCCTCCTCGACCAGCATCCTCACCGCGTGGCCGGTGGTGACCGGGTCCACGGAGTAGAGCTGCACGGAGCGTGGCACCTCGTCGGGCTCATGCTTGATGATCCTCAGGGACTCCGGACGCCGCTCCACCAGGGCGCGGGCTGTGACCATCTCGTTCACGTAGAGGCCGCCGCCGTGCTCGCGGCAGAGGCGCCGGAACGCGGTGTTGGTGATTCCGGCCATGGGAGCCAGCACCACCGGGGTGTCGACCACGATGGGGCCCAGCTGCAGGGGCGGGAGGAGCTTATTCAGCGTCTGCATCGCGGGCGTAGATGAGGGCTTCGAAGTCGGCCTCGGCATCGCCCTTCTCCACGAGCGCATCGGTGATCCGCTTCAGCGGCCCCATCGAGTTGTCGACCTCGAGGCGGACGGGGAAGCGGGCGGCGGCCATGGCGAGCAGGTCCCCGGCGGCAGCCTCAGCCTCATCCTCGGTCAGCTTCGGGTCCCAGCCGAGGAGCACGTCAGCGGGATCGTCGGTCTGCTCGGCGGTGTAGCTGACCGCGAAGGCGAGGATCCGGTCGTCCTGGGCAGAGTCGCGCAGGACGACGGCGCCGGAGGCTCCCGTCTCCGGCGAGAGCAGCATGTGCTGGGCCTTGCCGATCGTCATCTCGGAGCGGTCCCAGTCATGCACCGCGTTGTAGAAGTCGGCGACCAGCTCGGTGAGCTCGACTGACCCGGTGGCCAGGTCCTCCAGCTCCAGGGAGGAGCCCTCCAGATCAGGAAGAGGCAGGGAGCCGGGGCTGACGATGACGCTGCGGGAGCATTGGATCTTGCTGAACCCGTTGTCCTTCAGGAAGCACTGGGCCGCAGAGCCCTTCGCGCAGCGGGCCTTCAGGGACTGCACCCCGCAGGAGGGCGCCTCTGCCTGCAGCAGCTCCAGCAGCTGCACGGCCGCCCCGGAGCGGCGATGCTCAGGGGCGACCTCCGCGTAGAAGGAGAGCCGGTCCGGGTGAAGGGTTGACCGAAAGAGCGTGGCCGCGGCGACGGGCACATCCTCGTACTCAGCCACCACGCACCGGGCCCAGGGCTCGTTGGAGCTGGGCCGCAGCAGCGCACGATCGGCGTGGTGCATGGGGTTCTCGGGGTCGCCCCAGATCTCCAGGAGTGCGAGGTCATCGCCGTCGCGCCATGGGCGGACGGTGAAGCCGTTTTCGAGGGTCAGGCGAGGTTCCACAGGGATTGCAGACACTCGCAGGAGTGTACTCCTCTGGAAATGCAGTTGCCAGGCCCCATTGAACCCAAGGGTCAGGCGCCCAGAAGGCGTGCGGCCAGGTAGCTCTCGACCTGATCCAGCGCCACGCGCTCCTGCGTCATCTCGTCACGGTCGCGGACGGTGACGGCCTGGTCCTCAAGGGTGTCGAAGTCCACGGTGATGCAGAAGGGGGTGCCGATCTCGTCCTGACGCCGGTAGCGGCGGCCGATGGCGCCGGCGTCGTCGTAGTCGATGTTCCAGTGCCTGCGCAGCTGGTCAGCCAGCTTGGAGGATGGCTCGGCGAGCTCGGGCTTCTTGGACAGGGGCAGGACCGCGGCCTTCACGGGGGCGAGCTTGGGGTGCAGCTTCAGCACGGTGCGCACGTCCACCCCGCCCTTGGTGTTGGGTGCCTCGTCCTCCGCGTAGGAGTCCACGAGGAACGCCA
The sequence above is drawn from the Nesterenkonia populi genome and encodes:
- a CDS encoding deoxyguanosinetriphosphate triphosphohydrolase → MSARNVERIEGDYSALPPGYAEADEDRWVPEHGKSVYRSSFERDRARLLHSSSLRRLGAKTQVVSPDIDDFSRTRLTHTLEVAQVGRELGRQLGCDPDVVDGACLSHDLGHPPFGHNGEKVLNELAAGIGGFEGNAQTLRILTRLETKRFHPDGRSAGLNLTRASIDAAVKYPWQAHEAPLNANGARSPKFGAYEGDLEVFRWMRGTVGGMRTPMEGQVMDAADDIAYSVHDVEDGIVSGRFQLGFLDNDLQRARVIQTTQEWYLPDTPEDRLDAAIARLSATDFWVRESDGSRRALAGLKNMTSELIGRFCRAIYAATRQAHGSQPLVRHEADLVVPAETLEEIQLMKGIAANYIMASREQMPVYTRQKDVLTDLHSLLMDTGDRFLDPQFQADYRAADDDAARHRAIIDQVASLTDGAALEWYATLVHGKPVVNRLFA
- a CDS encoding GNAT family N-acetyltransferase, which gives rise to MSAIPVEPRLTLENGFTVRPWRDGDDLALLEIWGDPENPMHHADRALLRPSSNEPWARCVVAEYEDVPVAAATLFRSTLHPDRLSFYAEVAPEHRRSGAAVQLLELLQAEAPSCGVQSLKARCAKGSAAQCFLKDNGFSKIQCSRSVIVSPGSLPLPDLEGSSLELEDLATGSVELTELVADFYNAVHDWDRSEMTIGKAQHMLLSPETGASGAVVLRDSAQDDRILAFAVSYTAEQTDDPADVLLGWDPKLTEDEAEAAAGDLLAMAAARFPVRLEVDNSMGPLKRITDALVEKGDAEADFEALIYARDADAE
- the dusB gene encoding tRNA dihydrouridine synthase DusB; amino-acid sequence: MQTLNKLLPPLQLGPIVVDTPVVLAPMAGITNTAFRRLCREHGGGLYVNEMVTARALVERRPESLRIIKHEPDEVPRSVQLYSVDPVTTGHAVRMLVEEDHADHIDLNFGCPVPKVTRKGGGSALPWKIRLFESIVSTAVREASRANIPVTVKMRKGIDEDHLTFIEAGRAARDAGAAAVALHGRTARQHYSGTADWEAIARLRDSLTDIPVLGNGDIWSAEDAVRMVEQTGVDGVVVGRGCQGRPWLFGDLQAAFEGRDDRHRPDLPMVIETLLKHAQMLIPYFDGDERKAMQDIRKHVAWYFKGYPIGGELRSQLVTVETLAQLEDLLGRLDQSIGYPGEPAEGPRGRAGSAKRVHLPEDWLASQELNEDQRQMIRAAEVDISGG